The proteins below are encoded in one region of Triticum aestivum cultivar Chinese Spring chromosome 1B, IWGSC CS RefSeq v2.1, whole genome shotgun sequence:
- the LOC123125295 gene encoding chaperone protein dnaJ 13 gives MAPEPEPEDGRELYALLHLSPESSDEEIRRAYRQFAQIYHPDKYQDAQMKDVATENFQRIRDAYEILSDENKRQIYDIYGMEGLNSGLELGPKLNKPEEIKRQLEELRRRKEEEKLFVHARSTGSILANISVPQYLDGDGIMGGMGMSSEIELPVSKQNTVTVGGNLVVNGTTGSGAATAVLRHQLSSVSSIDFMATAGLRSLIGVQTFRQISPNSTATSGIALSLRDGSVNLSNGWTRQLSEDTVGNIQLVLGTESNISVGWQKKDEKRSAAGEIKFGTNSFGASAHYTHRFSSKSHGRIAGRVGSTALDFEIGGGRRISEFSTVRMLYNIGIQGVTWKFELNRAGQKLVIPVLLSTDFNALFVTGAFAIPSTLYFLLQTYVVKPYYLRREKQKTLEKMDSLSTQLTEARQAAKKSQRLLEPVSNRKKNKQQESDGLVITKALYGNHKKVKESSQLSEIDDNVASQVLDVTIPLNFLVTEAGQLKLHEGIKKSGIMGFYDPCPGDPKLLLVEYIFHGRQYKVMADDYGALSIPQDIHEI, from the exons ATggcgccggagccggagccggaggacgGGAGGGAGCTCTACGCGCTGCTGCACCTCTCGCCGGAATCCTCCGACGAGGAAATCCGCAGGGCATACCGCCAGTTCGCGCAAATCTACCACCCCGACAAGTACCAGGACGCCCAG ATGAAGGATGTAGCAACTGAAAACTTCCAACGGATACGTGATGCATATGAGATACTATCGGATGAGAACAAAAGACAGATCTATGATATTTATGGCATGGAAGGTTTAAATTCTGGTCTGGAACTTGGTCCCAAGTTAAATAAACCCGAAGAAATCAAACGACAGTTGGAAGAGCTGCGACGGCGTAAGGAGGAAGAGAAACTTTTCGTTCATGCTCGATCCACTGGATCAATCCTAGCTAATATCTCAGTGCCACAATATTTAGATGGTGACGGCATCATGGGAGG AATGGGAATGTCTAGTGAAATTGAGCTGCCAGTATCCAAGCAAAACACTGTCACTGTTGGTGGAAATTTGGTCGTCAATGGTACGACTGGATCTGGTGCAGCAACTGCTGTGCTGCGCCATCAGCTGTCTTCTGTGTCTTCGATAGACTTTATGGCAACAGCTGGACTACGTTCCCTTATTGGAGTACAGACATTTCG TCAGATTTCACCAAATTCAACAGCAACTTCTGGAATTGCTCTCTCATTGAGAGACGGATCTGTTAATCTGTCAAATGGCTGGACTCGCCAATTATCTGAAGACACTGTTGGCAAT ATACAACTTGTCCTTGGTACTGAATCAAATATATCTGTCGGATGGCAAAAGAAGGATGAAAAAAGGTCTGCTGCAGGAGAAATAAAG TTTGGTACTAATTCATTTGGGGCGTCTGCTCATTACACCCATCGTTTCTCCTCAAAGTCCCATGGTCGTATTGCTGGTAGAGTTGGAAG CACGGCCCTTGATTTTGAAATTGGAGGAGGAAGACGGATATCAGAGTTCAGTACTGTAAGGATGCTCTATAATATAGGAATCCAG GGTGTCACTTGGAAATTTGAGTTGAATCGTGCTGGGCAAAAGTTAGTTATCCCA GTCTTGCTTTCAACTGACTTCAATGCGTTATTCGTCACCGGCGCATTTGCTATTCCTTCAACTCTATATTTTCTACTTCAG ACATATGTTGTGAAGCCTTATTATCTAAGGCGAGAAAAGCAGAAGACACTTGAAAAAATGGATAGCTTGTCTACACAG CTAACAGAAGCTAGACAAGCAGCTAAGAAGTCACAAAGATTGCTGGAACCTGTCTCTAATCGCAAGAAGAATAAACAGCAGGAGAGTGATGGTCTGGTAATCACAAAAGCTCTGTATGGCAATCATAAAAAGGTCAAAGAGAGTAGTCAATTGAGTGAGATAGATGATAACGTGGCTTCACAAGTATTAGATGTGACAATCCCACTCAACTTCCTCGTGACCGAGGCAGGTCAGCTCAAG CTTCACGAGGGGATAAAGAAGTCTGGAATAATGGGCTTCTATGATCCTTGCCCCGGAGACCCGAAGCTACTGCTCGTCGAATACATCTTTCATGGTCGGCAATACAAG GTAATGGCAGATGATTACGGTGCACTGTCGATACCACAAGACATTCATGAGATTTGA